A single genomic interval of Amycolatopsis albispora harbors:
- a CDS encoding integrase core domain-containing protein yields the protein MERSHRIDADEFYRLLDGIVIDDVNVFNARLKEWQDYYNYDRPHGSLNGQTPYGRLRQKTQAEAPGRSRSTAVAQA from the coding sequence GTGGAGCGGTCTCACCGGATCGACGCCGACGAGTTCTACCGCCTGCTCGACGGCATCGTCATCGACGACGTCAACGTCTTCAACGCCCGCCTCAAAGAATGGCAGGACTACTACAACTACGACCGCCCCCACGGCAGCCTCAACGGACAGACACCCTATGGAAGACTCCGACAGAAGACCCAAGCCGAAGCGCCCGGGCGAAGCCGGTCTACCGCAGTCGCACAGGCATAG
- a CDS encoding TetR/AcrR family transcriptional regulator, with product MSTAAPTPSTPDEDPRLARSRARLLDAATHLLAEGGIDAVTIDAVTRTAGIARATLYRHFGTGTELLAAAFERLLPPVAPAPAHGPLRERLLTLLTNQAHLIDHAPLQLTVLSWLGMSIAPTPSTPTQSDRPHLHTLRRRIIEQYRQPFDAVLTSDAAHNTLRPGTDTTTALAQLIGPLIFNRLVTGTPNDEQFCAHLVDNFLTSHTPPTHTGDR from the coding sequence ATGTCCACCGCCGCCCCCACACCCAGCACCCCGGACGAAGACCCGCGGCTGGCACGCTCCCGCGCACGGCTGCTCGACGCCGCCACCCACCTACTGGCCGAAGGCGGCATCGACGCGGTCACCATCGACGCGGTCACCCGCACCGCCGGCATCGCCCGCGCCACCCTCTACCGCCACTTCGGCACCGGCACCGAACTGCTCGCCGCCGCCTTCGAACGCCTGCTGCCCCCCGTCGCACCCGCACCCGCCCACGGCCCCCTACGCGAACGGCTGCTCACGCTGCTGACCAACCAAGCCCACCTCATTGACCACGCCCCCCTGCAACTGACCGTGCTGTCCTGGCTCGGCATGAGCATCGCACCAACACCCTCGACCCCCACCCAGAGCGACCGGCCACACCTGCACACCCTGCGCCGCCGCATCATCGAGCAATACCGCCAACCCTTCGACGCCGTCCTCACCAGCGACGCCGCCCACAACACACTCCGCCCCGGCACCGACACCACCACCGCCCTCGCCCAACTCATCGGCCCCCTCATCTTCAACCGCCTCGTCACCGGCACCCCCAACGACGAACAGTTCTGCGCACACCTTGTCGACAACTTCCTCACCAGCCACACGCCGCCAACCCACACGGGCGACCGCTGA
- a CDS encoding enoyl-CoA hydratase/isomerase family protein, with amino-acid sequence MTTRALAYELVDEVAWVTINRPEARNALNSKVRSALFEAFDAFNADRDAKVLVLTGAGDAAFCAGGDLKEMADTELTVPPADFVPHLGRNVKVDKPTIAAVNGVAYAGGFLLAQMCDLVVAAEHARFAVTEVKVGRGAPWAAPLPWLIPPRVALQILLTGEPIDAARAHQIGLVNEVVPAGELRKATQRLAKRIAANAPLSVLAAKAMVYAAADRGWHDALDEADRIWEPVYLSEDAQEGPRAFREKRKPVWRGR; translated from the coding sequence ATGACAACGCGGGCGCTCGCCTATGAGCTCGTCGACGAGGTGGCCTGGGTGACGATCAACCGGCCGGAGGCGCGCAACGCGCTCAATTCGAAGGTTCGGTCCGCGCTGTTCGAGGCGTTCGACGCCTTCAACGCCGATCGCGACGCGAAGGTGCTGGTGCTCACCGGCGCCGGTGACGCTGCTTTCTGCGCCGGGGGAGACCTCAAGGAGATGGCCGACACGGAGTTGACTGTGCCGCCAGCGGACTTCGTTCCGCACCTCGGCCGCAACGTCAAGGTCGACAAGCCCACCATCGCGGCGGTCAACGGGGTGGCCTACGCCGGTGGTTTCCTGCTTGCCCAGATGTGCGACCTGGTCGTGGCCGCCGAGCACGCCCGGTTCGCGGTCACGGAGGTCAAGGTGGGCCGGGGTGCTCCGTGGGCCGCGCCGCTGCCGTGGCTCATTCCGCCGCGCGTGGCACTGCAGATCCTGCTGACCGGGGAGCCCATCGATGCCGCGCGGGCCCACCAGATCGGTCTGGTCAACGAGGTGGTCCCGGCCGGGGAGCTCCGGAAGGCGACGCAGCGCCTGGCGAAACGCATCGCGGCGAACGCGCCGCTGTCCGTGCTCGCCGCGAAGGCGATGGTGTACGCGGCCGCCGACCGCGGGTGGCACGACGCGCTGGACGAGGCTGACCGGATATGGGAGCCCGTCTACCTGAGTGAGGACGCGCAAGAGGGACCGCGCGCCTTCCGCGAGAAGCGCAAGCCGGTGTGGCGCGGCAGGTAG
- a CDS encoding BtrH N-terminal domain-containing protein produces the protein MTGRRVISDYPHQLAGHCGSGALRDLMQWARLSYDETPLDEGTVFGLGGELGFSYLRHPAMSPPIYLVGRGPDLTGGFTRRLGITATQHATDDPDEGWAWVREELDHGYPVLCWADIAHLPYLRVRLSMSRHDIVITGYDDHTRTATVVDNDRADPQPVPYDALARARSSTGFPVPTRHTTYRLRYPTQLPPLADTAADACHAAARALRNAQSLLPAGQLDGVADLVHGAGLDGISVFVDDLRRWPDVFTPTQLDTVLTALAAFIDKAGTGGSLFRRLQADYLHYLNQRAGLPIAGQAADLYAQLTQLWHGLARIATADISTTTRVTALADTAEHLPELEQQGADLLDLLARELSS, from the coding sequence GTGACCGGACGACGCGTTATCAGCGACTACCCGCACCAGCTGGCCGGGCATTGCGGGTCAGGAGCGCTGCGCGACCTGATGCAGTGGGCCCGGCTGTCCTACGACGAGACGCCACTGGATGAAGGCACCGTGTTCGGGCTCGGCGGCGAACTCGGGTTCAGCTACCTGCGCCATCCCGCCATGAGCCCGCCGATCTACCTCGTGGGTCGGGGCCCCGACCTCACCGGTGGGTTCACCCGCCGTCTCGGGATCACCGCCACCCAGCATGCCACCGATGATCCCGACGAAGGCTGGGCCTGGGTCCGCGAGGAACTCGACCACGGGTATCCGGTGCTGTGCTGGGCCGACATCGCCCATCTCCCGTATCTGCGGGTGCGGCTGAGCATGAGCCGCCACGACATCGTGATCACCGGCTACGACGACCACACCCGTACCGCTACCGTCGTCGACAACGACCGCGCCGACCCCCAACCCGTCCCCTACGACGCGCTGGCCCGCGCCCGCAGCTCCACCGGATTCCCCGTACCCACCCGGCACACCACCTACCGGCTGCGCTACCCCACCCAGCTGCCGCCCCTGGCCGACACCGCCGCCGACGCCTGCCACGCTGCCGCTCGAGCTCTGCGAAATGCCCAGTCACTGCTGCCTGCCGGTCAACTCGACGGGGTGGCCGACCTCGTGCATGGCGCCGGCCTGGACGGCATCAGCGTCTTCGTCGACGACCTGCGGCGCTGGCCCGACGTGTTCACCCCCACGCAACTGGATACCGTGCTCACCGCGCTGGCCGCGTTCATCGACAAGGCCGGCACCGGCGGCAGCCTGTTCCGCCGGCTGCAAGCCGACTACCTGCACTACCTCAACCAGCGCGCCGGCCTGCCCATAGCAGGACAAGCCGCCGACCTCTACGCCCAGCTCACCCAGCTCTGGCACGGCCTCGCCCGCATCGCCACCGCCGACATCTCCACCACCACCCGCGTCACCGCGCTCGCCGACACCGCGGAACATCTCCCCGAACTCGAACAGCAAGGCGCCGATCTGCTCGACCTCCTCGCCCGCGAACTCAGCTCTTGA
- a CDS encoding alpha/beta fold hydrolase — protein sequence MTTPTPLTYRRAGLTLAGDHWTAPPATPSRGTAVLLHGVGQTRHSWHHTAARLAGHGWTALTLDARGHGDSDWAHPHDYTVDHLVDDLVHIAGTLNDTPVLIGASMGGITALLAHADHTIARALVLVDIAPQINPAGAARILDFMTRHRDGFATLDEAAAAIAAYNPHRTRPATTHGLRKNLRQHRDGRWRWHWDPQLLQFISDTSALTDLTTRMDTAAQQITIPTLLIRGELSDIVNHDSVDHLLHHIPTAHTATVTNTAHMVAGDDNDIFTNHLIDFLNHLLPLPRAESRKRSGPGT from the coding sequence GTGACCACTCCCACACCCCTCACCTACCGCCGCGCGGGCCTCACCCTGGCTGGTGACCACTGGACCGCACCACCAGCCACCCCATCGCGCGGCACCGCCGTCCTGCTCCACGGCGTCGGGCAAACCCGCCACTCCTGGCACCACACCGCCGCCCGGCTCGCCGGGCACGGCTGGACCGCGCTCACCCTCGACGCCCGCGGACACGGTGACAGCGACTGGGCACACCCCCACGACTACACCGTCGATCACCTCGTGGACGACCTCGTCCACATCGCCGGCACCCTCAACGACACCCCCGTGCTCATCGGCGCCTCCATGGGCGGTATCACCGCACTGCTCGCCCACGCCGACCACACCATCGCCCGCGCCCTCGTACTCGTCGACATCGCGCCCCAGATCAATCCCGCCGGCGCCGCCCGCATCCTCGATTTTATGACCCGCCACCGCGACGGCTTCGCCACCCTGGACGAGGCCGCCGCCGCGATCGCCGCCTACAACCCCCACCGAACCCGCCCCGCCACCACCCACGGACTCCGCAAGAACCTCCGCCAACACCGCGACGGCCGCTGGCGCTGGCACTGGGACCCGCAACTGCTCCAGTTCATCAGCGACACCTCCGCCCTCACCGACCTCACCACCCGCATGGACACCGCCGCCCAACAGATCACCATCCCCACCCTGCTCATCCGCGGCGAACTATCCGACATCGTCAACCACGACTCCGTCGACCACCTTCTCCACCACATCCCCACCGCCCACACCGCCACCGTCACCAACACCGCACACATGGTCGCCGGCGACGACAACGACATCTTCACCAACCACCTGATCGACTTCCTCAACCACCTCCTCCCCCTTCCACGCGCCGAATCGAGAAAGCGGAGCGGGCCAGGGACATGA
- a CDS encoding IS256 family transposase has translation MLDPVSGESIDQRQLAEQLLAQAKEQGVDLVCPDGLLNRLTKNVLETALEAEMDDHLGYERHDPMGRNSGNSRNGTRSKTVLTEIGPVEIDVPRDTDASFDPKIVRKRQRRLDGIDEIVLSLTARGLTTGEVAAHFDEVYGAKVSKETISKITDKVVDQMAEWSSRPLDSIYPVIFVDALVIKVRGGQVVNKPFYVVVGVTTSGERDILGIWAGDDGGEGARFWLQVFSELKNRGVTDVLIAVCDGLKGLPEAITTTWEHTIVQQCVIHLIRNSFRYAGRQHRDAIVRGLKPIYTAPSEQAATDRFDEFAKQWQDKYPAIVALWRNAWAEFVPFLEYDVEIRKVICTTNAIESINARYRRAIKARGHFPSDAAALKCLESAVKRVRDHLPRTPRPDHQREPRSDPPFI, from the coding sequence ATGCTCGATCCTGTGAGCGGAGAGAGCATCGATCAGCGGCAGTTGGCTGAGCAGCTGTTGGCGCAGGCCAAGGAACAGGGCGTCGATCTGGTCTGCCCGGACGGGCTGTTGAACCGGCTGACGAAGAACGTGCTGGAGACGGCGTTAGAGGCCGAGATGGATGACCATCTCGGCTATGAACGCCATGACCCGATGGGTCGCAACAGCGGGAACTCCCGCAACGGGACCAGGTCGAAGACGGTGCTGACCGAGATCGGCCCGGTCGAGATCGACGTGCCCCGCGACACTGACGCGTCTTTCGACCCGAAGATCGTGCGTAAGCGGCAGCGGCGGTTGGACGGTATCGACGAGATCGTGCTGTCGTTGACCGCCCGCGGGCTCACCACCGGCGAGGTCGCCGCGCACTTCGACGAGGTCTATGGGGCCAAGGTCTCCAAGGAGACGATCTCCAAGATCACCGACAAGGTCGTCGACCAGATGGCCGAGTGGTCGTCACGGCCGCTCGATTCGATCTATCCGGTGATCTTCGTCGACGCCCTGGTGATCAAGGTTCGTGGCGGCCAGGTCGTGAACAAGCCGTTCTATGTCGTCGTCGGGGTGACCACCAGCGGTGAACGAGACATCCTCGGTATCTGGGCCGGCGACGATGGTGGTGAAGGGGCACGGTTCTGGCTGCAGGTCTTCTCCGAGCTCAAGAACCGCGGCGTGACCGATGTGCTGATCGCGGTCTGCGACGGGCTCAAGGGCCTACCCGAAGCGATCACCACGACCTGGGAACACACCATCGTGCAGCAATGCGTGATCCACCTGATCCGTAACTCGTTCCGCTATGCCGGACGCCAACACCGGGATGCGATCGTGCGAGGTCTGAAGCCGATCTACACGGCGCCATCGGAGCAGGCGGCCACCGACCGGTTCGACGAGTTCGCGAAGCAGTGGCAGGACAAGTACCCGGCGATCGTGGCGTTGTGGCGCAACGCCTGGGCCGAGTTCGTGCCGTTCCTCGAATACGACGTCGAGATTCGCAAGGTCATCTGCACCACGAACGCGATCGAGTCGATCAACGCCCGCTACCGGCGGGCAATCAAGGCCCGCGGTCATTTCCCCTCCGACGCCGCGGCGCTGAAGTGCCTGGAAAGCGCCGTTAAACGCGTTCGCGATCACCTTCCCCGGACGCCTCGACCCGACCACCAACGAGAACCAAGATCAGATCCACCGTTCATCTGA
- a CDS encoding helix-turn-helix domain-containing protein, whose amino-acid sequence MSEPVLDREVRRRLAVLRHAEEVSGNVAMTCRYYGISLPTYYKWLRRYEADGVDGLRDRSKRPRTSPNATRADVVDKIIHLRRNYHFGPEKIAMYLQRYHDVTISRSTVWRILCHLGMGRLPTSQRYQRHDRRWKRYEKQRPGHQVQIDVKFVEPLPKVSKTGVSLKPVGRRGKFY is encoded by the coding sequence GTGAGTGAGCCCGTGTTGGACCGCGAGGTGCGTCGGCGCCTCGCGGTCCTTCGTCATGCGGAGGAAGTGTCCGGCAACGTCGCGATGACGTGCCGCTACTACGGCATCAGCCTGCCGACGTACTACAAGTGGCTGCGCCGGTACGAGGCCGACGGCGTCGACGGGCTACGAGATCGGTCGAAGCGGCCGCGGACCAGCCCGAACGCCACCCGCGCCGACGTGGTGGACAAGATCATCCACCTGCGGCGCAACTACCACTTCGGGCCGGAGAAGATCGCGATGTACCTGCAGCGTTACCACGACGTCACCATCAGCCGCTCGACCGTGTGGCGAATCCTGTGCCACTTGGGCATGGGCCGGCTGCCCACATCGCAGCGATATCAGCGCCACGATCGCCGATGGAAGCGCTACGAGAAGCAACGCCCGGGACATCAGGTGCAGATCGACGTCAAGTTCGTCGAACCCCTGCCCAAGGTCAGCAAGACCGGCGTCTCGCTCAAGCCGGTCGGGCGGCGCGGCAAGTTCTACTAG
- a CDS encoding MFS transporter: MRVAESAGEAGGARRGWTLAVSCLAVALVMAGVASLTTALPELAADIGASQTQATWIVDAYTLVLAGVLLPAGAVGDRLGRRGVLLAGLVVFAVGSALPLVMDTPTGVIVCRAVAGLGAALVMPATLSLLTAEFPARQAARAVGVWAGFAGAGAVLGILGAGALLAVWSWQAVFVATAVLALLLVVGGWFVPSSREPAAPGLDVPGAVLSAAAVGLVVFGVIEAPDHGWDSALVVASLGGGVLAGAGFVLVERRRAAPLLQVGLFGDRGFGAGAVSLVVQFLAAFGVFFLLMQHLQLVWGYSPLRAGLALAPVAVPLVVAAVLAPWVSERVGLRVMTGAGLALVAGALVGIGGLGVDEDYPRLVVFLGVFGLGLGICATPATAAIVRGVPRAKQGVASAVNDVTRELGAAVGIALAGSLLASSYRTHLAPQITHLPAATRAQASDSLAAALRLAGDTPAGPDLAAAARRAFVDGFHDTLSALAVLTAVTAVALTAWAPGRHRVDGPSQPAETCGSDATDSAFVAEQDRSTS; the protein is encoded by the coding sequence ATGCGTGTGGCGGAGTCGGCCGGGGAAGCGGGCGGGGCGCGCCGTGGCTGGACGCTGGCGGTGTCGTGTCTGGCCGTGGCGTTGGTGATGGCCGGGGTGGCGTCGCTGACCACGGCGTTGCCGGAGCTGGCTGCGGATATCGGGGCGAGTCAGACGCAGGCGACGTGGATTGTGGATGCCTACACGTTGGTGTTGGCGGGCGTTCTGTTGCCGGCGGGCGCGGTGGGGGACCGTCTCGGGCGGCGCGGTGTGCTATTGGCTGGACTGGTCGTGTTCGCGGTGGGTTCGGCGCTGCCGCTGGTGATGGACACGCCGACAGGGGTGATTGTGTGCCGGGCGGTCGCGGGGTTGGGGGCGGCGCTGGTGATGCCGGCGACGTTGTCCCTGCTGACCGCGGAGTTCCCTGCCCGGCAGGCCGCGCGTGCGGTGGGAGTGTGGGCGGGTTTTGCCGGGGCGGGTGCGGTGCTGGGCATTCTCGGGGCCGGCGCGTTGTTGGCGGTCTGGTCGTGGCAGGCGGTGTTCGTGGCCACAGCGGTGTTGGCGCTGCTGCTGGTGGTGGGTGGCTGGTTCGTGCCGTCGTCGCGTGAGCCCGCGGCGCCCGGGCTGGATGTGCCGGGGGCGGTGCTGTCGGCGGCGGCGGTGGGGTTGGTGGTGTTCGGGGTGATCGAGGCTCCCGATCACGGCTGGGACAGTGCGCTGGTGGTCGCCTCGCTCGGTGGTGGGGTGCTGGCGGGGGCCGGGTTCGTGCTCGTCGAACGACGACGGGCGGCACCGTTGCTGCAGGTCGGGTTGTTCGGCGACCGCGGGTTCGGTGCTGGCGCGGTGTCGCTGGTGGTGCAGTTCCTGGCCGCGTTCGGGGTGTTCTTCCTGCTGATGCAGCATCTGCAGCTGGTGTGGGGCTACTCGCCGCTGCGGGCGGGGCTGGCGTTGGCGCCGGTGGCCGTTCCGCTGGTCGTGGCCGCGGTGCTCGCACCGTGGGTGAGCGAGCGGGTGGGGTTGCGGGTGATGACCGGCGCCGGCCTGGCGCTGGTGGCTGGTGCGCTGGTCGGGATCGGCGGGCTGGGGGTGGACGAGGACTATCCGCGGCTGGTGGTGTTCCTCGGTGTGTTCGGGCTCGGTCTGGGCATCTGCGCGACACCGGCCACCGCCGCCATCGTGCGCGGGGTTCCCCGCGCCAAACAGGGCGTGGCCTCCGCGGTCAACGACGTCACCCGGGAACTCGGTGCCGCGGTGGGGATCGCGCTGGCCGGCAGCCTGCTCGCCAGCAGCTACCGCACCCATCTCGCCCCGCAGATCACCCACCTCCCCGCCGCAACTCGCGCCCAGGCCAGTGATTCGCTGGCCGCCGCGCTGCGGCTGGCCGGCGACACGCCCGCCGGACCTGATCTTGCCGCCGCGGCGCGGCGCGCCTTCGTCGACGGGTTCCACGACACCCTCAGCGCCCTTGCCGTGCTCACCGCGGTCACGGCCGTGGCGCTCACGGCGTGGGCTCCCGGACGCCACCGCGTGGACGGGCCGTCGCAGCCTGCGGAAACCTGCGGCAGTGACGCTACCGACTCTGCATTTGTCGCCGAACAGGACAGGAGTACTTCGTGA